The sequence AACTTTTCCTGTTGGGTTATGTGTTAAGTAACAGTGAATATGGTTCCTCACAAACGTTGGTTGAGGGTTTCCATTGTGTGCCAATGGTTTTGTAATATCATAGTGTACTACTGTTGTAATGTAAAATCCTCCCCACCAATATTGGGTTATTCAGTCCCTAATTTAGTGTGTGAAAATGCACTGTTTTACACCAACAGCATGACCTCCTCAAACTCCATCATGTATCATGCATTCATAAACATCCCCTATATTACACTGCATTTAATGTCTTAGACTGTGGTTCTTAACCTTTTTATAACAGGAACCCATATTACACACTTGGCATGGCATTGTAAATCCAGTCTTTCATTTTAAAATGACCAATAAATGAACCCATTCTGTAAAACACTTTAGCTGCACTCTTGCTACTATTTAAGGGGTCTCCAGTGCACTGGTGATACAGTTGCCAGAGGCCTAATGAATATGATGTTCCACTAGAATAGCTTGTGCACCAATTCTGGATCCTGACCCATGAGCTAGGGATCATTGAATGAAAATGCTCTATTCTAactcatacacacatatttaTGTACAGCATCCCACACTATGTGCATGGTGTGTTATTTATACTATATTACCTTAGAGATCGTGTTGATTTGGGGATTAATACCAAACTACATTTTTTATATCAGTTTATCAGGGAAAAGTATGAAAACAACAAAATACATTGACTATATTTACACTGCTAGAGTTGTTAACTGTAACATATCATTTTAGGGTAAGTATATTGTCTGCTTTGACCCACTTGATGGTTCCTCGAACATCGACTGCCTTGTCTCTATTGGGACAATCTTTGCCATCTACAAAAAGGTAtgcttttttttccattattcaTGAACACAGTATTTCACTTGAACAAATGGCTATTCTGTAACCAAACTTAGAGGAGGAAAGGGTACACGCTAATAGTTGGGTCTATTTCAATGAGATGCATCACCATATGTTTGAGTATACATCTTATTGTAtgtgtttgatttctgtgagAACATCAGAACTCCTCCCAAATAGAATATATGGTGCAAGTTGGAAAGGACAATAATATTAGGTAGTTAAGCAGTTTGAATTTGGAGTAAATAAAAGCACTAGGCTTTTGTTAATTAACTGTACAAAATAAGCATGgttattttaaataacatttttattttactcaagagataattaaagggacactatagtcaccagaaccactacagcttaatgaaaaaggcagtgcttacattgctgcttagtaactcCTCTATTGacaatcactcagacggccattaGAGATGCTTTCTGTGtctgtactgcacagtgtgcagcacccatGTACAGTgtctctacgctctgcatggaggcgctgaactctCTCCATAGAAAAGGGAGATGCGATGCAAGGGGAACTGGGGGCCTATAGTTTCAGGAATGCAGTCTGTATtacagacactatagtgttcctttaaattgattTAGCAATGTAAGCTAACGTCAGCCCAACTTCCACAGTGCAAAGATCATACAATACAGAGCAGCAGTATCTTCAAGTCAGATGTTCCCTGCCAAAAGCTAAAGCTGACAAACTCAAATGCCTCACATTTACACACTAATAAACTGTTAGAAAAATGTACAGTTTCTAGGTACAAATTGCTTTTTAGATAAAGAGTGCTGGGTTTTCAGTATGATTTCTATGCAGTGATATATCTTGTCAGTGTTGCTACAAAAAACCCATAAACAGATTGTTGGCATTTCCATATGGTTTGttgaatttgatttaaaaaaaatgtctgtctTTTCCAGACTAGCGACGGTGAACCCTCTGAAAATGATGCTTTGCAACCAGGCCGTAATATAATAGCTGCAGGCTACGCATTATATGGCAGTGCTACGATGATTGTTTTAGCTACAGATTGTGGCGTCAACGGTTTCATGCTAGATCCTGTGAGTGTTATTTAAACTTTTATTACTAACAAGTTtgcaaaaacaaaagtaaatCTATTGTGCAAAAAAGACTGCTATTCAATagatcaatattttattttttataaacacgAGTACTATAGTGCAGGTGGTGGCATTCAAACCTATTGTACTTTGCCCATGGTCCAATTTAATCACAATCTGGGAGAGAGAATAGCAAAAAGTCCAAAAgaggaataaaaataaacttaatacCATATTTAGGTGCAGCACAGAAAAGTCAGGAACAAAAGAAGCACCAATTTATAAAGAAAATGGTGCATGTGCACAAAACTAACTCCAAAATGACCGCAAATCTCACAATTTGTATATGTAATGCCCAGTGtgttaatacaaatttaaataactaGTTTGTGTTGTCTATGCTCCTTACTACAGCATTCATCTTTTCATGTGTGACCGCCTAAAATCATGGAACCACTTTTTCtagtatataaatatgtattgaatattatagtttattttttgtttgttttcttaaatATAATAATTGATCACACATGGACTAGAATACTGTTataatttctgttttatttattaatggaAAATAAATCTCCCTCTTATCCCCAGGCAATTGGAGAATTCATTTTGGTTGATAAAGATATGAAGATTAAAAAGAAGGGCAATCTCTACAGTCTTAATGAGGGCTATGCCAAATACTTTGATGGTGCTGTTACAGAATATCTGCAGAAGAAAAAATTCCCTGAAGTGAGTATTCTGTGATGTTGTGTGATATCATTTCATTCATAGTCCTTGAGGGTCATAACCCTGACAGGGGCCCAGGGTCTGTATAATAATTGACACTGTATATCACTGAGCAGTATGGCCAATATTTAACCCCGAGCTTTCAACAACCATATGAATTTCACATATGTGGTTTTTAATCAGTAATTTAGGGCAATTGTGGTAATGCTAAAATACAATGTAGATcaggggtcgtcaacctggtccctaccgcccaccagtgggcctttaggattccaggtgggcggtagcagAATCCTCCCTCCATCCAGAGAGCTGAACGCTCTATTCATCTCTTGCGCACTCAGTGGTAAGCAGGAAGTGTGTGGGCGTGCAAATGTGAACGAGTGTAACACAGGGGTAGATGAAGGGGAAGAGTtggagtaggtagggggatacacgATAGCGGGGAgtggagtacttgtagaataggagaaggagcagTGTACTTGTagcataggagaaagaaggagcagtgtACTTGTagcataggagaaagaaggagcagtgtACTTGTagcataggagaaagaaggagcagtgtACTTGTagcataggagaaagaaggagcagtgtACTTGTagcataggagaaagaaggagcagtgtacttgtagaataggagaaagaaggagcagtgtacttgtagaataggagaaagaaggagcagtgtacttgtagaataggagaaagaaggagcagtgtacttgtagaataggagaaagaaggagcagtgtacttgtagaataggagaaagaaggagcagtgtacttgtagaataggagaaagaaggagcagtgtacttgtagaataggagaaagaaggagcagtgtacttgtagaataggagaaagaaggaacagtgtacttgtagaataggagaaagaagcagATTACTtagggggaaaaaaggaggaagaaggagcagagtacttgtaaaaaaggagaaaaaaggaaagagagaattgttgttggctaataataataagtaggctacctagctcagcctccTGCTTGGCATTGCTATAATGAAggtaacaaaatagaaaaaaagttttaaaaaggggggggcggagggggtaaatgaggagcgagagagagagagagagagagagagagaggagctgATGCACGGATGAGAAATCAAATTGTGAGCAAACAGAGAaaccgtctgaatatcaccgaaagaggagaccttcgtttgttccttacgaaaatctaaccagatatcaaatatttagtctcacaGCATCAGCTTCAAGGATCTCATTAaccactagtaaaggtaatttcaatttactttattgttttctcataaactttataaagtaaaaaacattataaacgtgcataaagtagaaataaaaagataaatgtacgtacaattttttttttttttttaaccccttaatgaccaaacttctggaataaaagggaatcatgacatgtcacacatgccatgtgtcctacACCCTcctttcaaaaaaaaataaaaaaaaataaaaaatcgaaaactggtgggcggtaaggaaatttttccatcaagaaagatgcattagtgggcggtaggtagaacaaggttgactacccctgatgttagttatttttttatttttttgccttatccattttatttatcttttaaaaggATGGCAGTTCACCTTATGGAGCAAGATATGTTGGTTCAATGGTTGCTGATGTGCATCGAACTCTGGTATACGGAGGAATCTTTCTGTACCCTGCTAATTCAAAGAGTCCAAAAGGAAAGGTGAGAACTGGTTTGACAGGACATTATTGcttgaagaaaaaaaagctttaaatatATAGCTGGGTTCCGGTAATCATAACCATCATGTTTGGTATTTTGAGCCTTTTAAGAAGATGAGTTGTCTCACTAGTGTAGAATGTTCCCTCAGGCTCCAAGATCTCTACATTTTGTCCACAGTAAAGCCTTTCAGTATAACAAACTGTTTAAGAGTTTTtgaaaggtctcctgcttttacATAACCGTACCAGGATTCAAATTATCGCATCATTAAATTAGATTATAGCTGGTAGATACATTTCTCTTTGACTagttataaaatgtgttttgAACTGTAAAAATCCTTTTTTATTACTTATATCACTAGTTTTATTGTCTGTTCGTTTATAGTTGAGGCTTCTGTATGAGTGCAACCCAATGGCCTACGTCATGGAGAAGGCTGGAGGAATGGCATCTAATGGACTGGAGCCAGTGCTGGACATCGTTCCAACTGGTATTCACCAAAGAATGCCTATAGCCATGGGCTCACCAGATGATGTACAGGAATACATCGAAATCTTCAAAAAACATGCCCAAAAGTGAGGAACAGTTAGTGTAACTTCTGGCAGATGGACCAAAGAATTCAGAATTCATTTACCTACATGCACTATTACAAAAACCTCAGGAACCTTGATTTTATAGACAATGCTGTGtctaatgtaaaaaaacaaaaacaacaaataaaatgctTTTATATATTCTGTACTCTGGCTCATATGCTCTTTTATTCCAATATTTCACAttgaacattttttctttttttagatggAATATCTCTAAAGTGTAGTAGGGGACAGGAGGAGATTTAGAacacaataatttttttatactttcccccccccccccaatttcttttattaaagaatttttttttaacttttctttttcattcgTCATGTCCACATGGACGTTGTAACCACTTAAACGGTGTGATATATGCAGGTACCTGGATCAATAAGTAAGTAAATTATAAAACGGGGCAAGATACTGTAGTTCTCTAATGATGTTAGAGAGACGCACAGGTCCCAATTGCAAGGAAAAATGGGGTGtacagaatacaaaaaaataatgtggTAGTAGAATACAATCTTTAAGCAAATCTATTATCTGTGGAAATACATATGGTTGAGCAAATTTgaacaaataaataattgtatgtaCACAAATTTAAAGCAGCACTCCAAGCAGCttacagcttgctgtagtggtaatgatgcccctctattgtaagtagtcaaaccgttttttTAACAAGTTGACTTATCTGGTATCCTCTGGACATTGCTCTCCACTATGAACGCTGGACAATCAGAAGTTCATAAGCTTTGCATGGCTTACCTCAGGTAAACTAAAGGACACTACTGCTTaagaattttaaattatatgGTGGTAGTGGAGGAGGAGAGGGGCATTTGGTGGACACTAGGTAATAAGCCAAACCGTTCAAAATGGTTTGAGTACTTGCAATGGGGGGGCTGCCTAGccacacctggcaccataaccacttcagcaagcTGTAGTGCTCACGgatgctttgagtgttcctttataaATACACATGCTGTAGTTTAAGCATATGAGCACTAAAAGTTGTACGAATAAAGAAAATAGTAAGAAAGTGTTGAAGTGTGTATGCTAAAACAGGATTGTCCAAGAGCGGCGCATTTGGAAAGTATGTAACCCAGCATAATGTGGCTCTGCTGCaaactatttttaaaatgctTGTAGAGGAGAATGTGGAGTTTGGGGTCATATTAATCCACAGAACACACAAGTCATTGCAGAAAATCCATAATGGAACTAGAGTGTCAATTGTGAATATGGCCTTCTCAGGGTTAGGTACTTGCAACAGAAATAGAAAATTACTAAATCTTTAATACCAATAATACTAATAATGTCTTAATTATGTAAAGAATGGCACAATAGTACTAATATGTCTTAATTATGTAAGGAATGGCACCAAATACGTGACATTGGTGCTTTGCCGAAGTACTGGTTTGCAAATTGGAAGAGAGGAATGTAGCAAAAAGGCAGGAAAACCAAACATCATATCACAGCATGAATAAGAATATTAGATCAGGACACCAATGTTAAGCAGTACCCAAGAATATGCATAATGAGTTCTAAAATGGAAGATAAAAAGAGCTGTACTCCCATTTAAACTGTGGATGGGATATCTGTAATCAGAACTTTATTATTGTTTACTTATTAAAGCCCCATGCACATTATGCAACATTAAGCTCTACAACCTTGCTCATTAGCTCAAGAAACATCTATACTGCCTATCCTACtgtaacactataggatcagaaatACAATGGATTTCCCTCCTTGCCCCCTTAAATAAGTAGAAAACTTAcctagatcatcagaattgaccatcttggccaatccagtgctttcccataggaaagcattgggaggctattgcacatgcataaCTTGTCTGGTTTCAACTACAGgtttcgtccacccactgtaaagcgctgtggaatttgttggtgctatataaataataatatagccTCTCAGCTGTTGAGCATCTCTTCCGTCTAGAagatggaggtgtccctaggcagttaaaaggcagtgtttgcagcaAAAATCCTGCAGGGATTGACTTCACGAgaacaacaacattaagctgtagctgttcaggtgactataatgtccctttaaaaaagagAGAACCACAATAGGAATTATATAAGGTATTGTTTTGAGCTTTAGGGTGCCATATAGGCAACGTTTGGGACAatgtaggcactgtatctgctttGTCTAGTTAATCGGATTATAGTGTCTGGAGCCCCCTGTTGCCAtcatttcattcagcattaaccccttcaggaccaaacttctggaataaaagggaatcatgacatgtgtccttaaggggctaaaccttttttttttttttttttttaaaacgagagtccccagcagcttATCACTCCTGTCTTGCTTTGGTAAATGAAGAAGAATTGCAGTTTGCAGCTATGATTGGCTGAGCGTGTctgctgactgcttttagcctatcagaaCTCCAAGTGatggtatgaatgggtatgactacaaggaagtgtctaatctctgccttagccacacctccagaggAGGCCAGACTctgggtggccagggacccttTTTTAGTTTTAAACTACTTGAACATGGTTTAACTGAATACACTTTTATTCAAAGAGATGAAAAGTTCATAGTATCTGCAGTGTTACTTTAAGGATCACTTGGGCCTTCCCCCTCTTCACATACAGACAACTTAAAGCACAGGTTCCTTAAACATTTTACAGCACCATAAAGTGTGCCCTGGAGAGATTTAAGAAAGGAGAAAGCTTGAAAACAATACCCTAGTGGCTGTGCATTTTGTTAGGCCTAAAGAGCATGAATGTCTGTTTAAaaggacattgtaggcacccagaacacttcaggtcattgaagtggtctgggttctgtgtccctattgcaccttgtttacattgcagctctaagtctgccctcagtggctgtctaccagacagccactagagggcttccggaatccaaacagacttttggtccgttatctgatgctcgacatcctcacgctctgcatgaggacttccagcgtcagattttccccataggaaagcattgaataggaGCGTGGACAGAGTCTAACCCATCGCAAAGGGCACTggtttcaggtaagtgtctgaaaagggtttaaccccttcagccccatgGGAGGGGGGCGTGAAGGAGAGGGGGGCCtactaaccctatagtgccaggaaaattttcgttgttttcctggcactatagaatccctttaaggttGCTAACATTGTCTGTGAAATAAAGAATGCCTAACAAGGAGCCTATTCTGCCAGAAAATAATCAATCAGGGTTACTGTGGAAATAGAGtttaaagtagcagaactggaaaaacatatagaaatatt comes from Pelobates fuscus isolate aPelFus1 chromosome 5, aPelFus1.pri, whole genome shotgun sequence and encodes:
- the FBP1 gene encoding fructose-1,6-bisphosphatase 1, which produces MSDQAPFDTDVITLTRFVMEEGRKAKGTGELTQLLNSLCTAVKAISSAVRKAGLAHLYGIAGSTNVTGDQVKKLDVLSNDLVINTLKASYSSCVLVSEEDQHALIVEPERRGKYIVCFDPLDGSSNIDCLVSIGTIFAIYKKTSDGEPSENDALQPGRNIIAAGYALYGSATMIVLATDCGVNGFMLDPAIGEFILVDKDMKIKKKGNLYSLNEGYAKYFDGAVTEYLQKKKFPEDGSSPYGARYVGSMVADVHRTLVYGGIFLYPANSKSPKGKLRLLYECNPMAYVMEKAGGMASNGLEPVLDIVPTGIHQRMPIAMGSPDDVQEYIEIFKKHAQK